A single window of Hymenobacter sp. APR13 DNA harbors:
- a CDS encoding valine--tRNA ligase has translation MSIAKTYTPADVEAKWYQRWQEQGFFKAKANPRKQPYTVVIPPPNVTGVLHMGHMLNNTIQDVLVRRARMQGKEACWVPGTDHASIATEAKVVALLKEQGIEKKDLTREQFLEHAFAWKEKYGGIILEQLKQLGASCDWDRTRFTMEPELTEAVLRVFVDLHQKGLVYRGIRMVNWDPLGQTALSDEEVIPKDVMAKMYHLRYEVVAASLQPQAASSSSDQNESLPLEADSLWLTVATSRPETIMADVAVAVNPNDPRYTHLHGAKVRIPLLGREIPVILDEYVSIDFGTGALKVTPAHDLNDYELGVKHNLPVIDILNNDGTLNEKAVLYVGQDRFAARRNIVKDLEEAGHLVKVEEYASIVQTSERTKAVIEPRLSMQWFLKMEHLAKPALEVVENDTVKLHPAKFKNTYRVWMENVRDWCISRQLWWGQQIPAYYLPDGTYVVALTAEEALIQAREQSGNQNLQLSDLRQDEDVLDTWFSSWLWPISVFDGFKDPDNADVNYFYPTNDLVTGPDILFFWVARMIMAGLEYRKEVPFRNVYLTGIVRDAQGRKMSKQLGNSPDPLDLIKQFGADGVRTGMLFSAPAGNDLLYDEKLVEQGRNFSNKLWNAFRLTQGWEVDAALPFPNEKAVEWFSAKLNATIAELDEHFEKFRMSDALMTVYKLVWDDFCSEYLEMIKPAYQAPIDPETLRLTTGFLETLLKLLHPFMPFITEEIWHELQERGPKEYVCVAAWPKAQPVAGAAEVLARMEKALAIVGGVRTIRNQKGLGPNKPLTLAAKTDDAQLLTDYDGIIRKLAALTEVSVVTEAPAASVGFVAGGAEFFVPLEGQIDLGAEKERLTKELEYAQGFRDSVLKKLANEKFVANAKPDLVERERQKLADTEAKITALEQSLAAL, from the coding sequence ATGTCCATCGCCAAAACCTATACCCCCGCCGACGTTGAAGCCAAATGGTACCAGCGCTGGCAGGAGCAGGGCTTCTTCAAAGCCAAAGCCAACCCCCGCAAGCAGCCCTACACCGTAGTGATTCCGCCGCCCAACGTGACGGGCGTGCTGCACATGGGCCACATGCTCAACAATACCATTCAGGACGTGCTGGTGCGCCGCGCCCGCATGCAGGGCAAGGAAGCCTGCTGGGTGCCCGGTACCGACCACGCCTCCATTGCCACCGAGGCCAAGGTGGTGGCGCTGCTGAAGGAGCAGGGCATCGAGAAGAAGGACCTGACTAGGGAGCAGTTCCTGGAGCACGCCTTTGCCTGGAAGGAAAAGTACGGCGGCATCATCCTGGAGCAGCTCAAGCAGCTGGGCGCCTCCTGCGACTGGGACCGGACGCGCTTCACGATGGAGCCCGAGCTGACCGAAGCCGTTTTGCGCGTGTTTGTGGATCTGCACCAGAAGGGTCTCGTGTACCGCGGCATCCGCATGGTGAACTGGGACCCGCTGGGCCAGACCGCCCTATCCGACGAGGAAGTGATTCCCAAGGACGTAATGGCCAAGATGTATCATTTGCGGTATGAGGTGGTAGCTGCAAGCCTCCAGCCACAAGCGGCAAGCTCTTCTTCGGATCAGAACGAAAGCTTGCCGCTTGAAGCTGACAGCTTGTGGCTCACCGTAGCTACGTCGCGCCCCGAAACCATCATGGCTGACGTGGCGGTGGCGGTGAACCCCAACGACCCGCGCTACACGCACCTGCACGGCGCGAAAGTGCGGATTCCGCTGCTGGGCCGCGAAATTCCGGTGATTCTGGACGAGTACGTGAGCATCGACTTCGGCACGGGCGCGCTGAAGGTGACGCCGGCCCACGATTTGAACGACTACGAGCTGGGCGTGAAGCACAACCTGCCCGTTATCGACATTCTCAACAACGACGGCACGCTCAACGAAAAGGCCGTGCTGTACGTGGGTCAGGACCGGTTTGCCGCCCGCCGCAACATCGTAAAGGACCTGGAGGAAGCCGGCCACCTGGTGAAGGTGGAGGAGTACGCCAGCATCGTGCAGACCTCGGAGCGCACCAAGGCCGTCATTGAGCCCCGCTTGAGCATGCAGTGGTTCCTGAAAATGGAGCACCTGGCCAAGCCGGCTTTGGAAGTGGTGGAAAATGACACCGTGAAGCTGCACCCGGCCAAGTTCAAGAACACCTACCGGGTGTGGATGGAGAACGTGCGCGACTGGTGCATTTCGCGGCAGCTGTGGTGGGGCCAGCAGATTCCGGCCTACTACCTGCCCGACGGCACCTACGTGGTGGCCCTCACCGCCGAGGAAGCCCTGATCCAAGCCCGGGAGCAAAGCGGCAACCAGAACCTGCAGCTCTCGGACCTGCGCCAGGACGAGGACGTACTCGATACATGGTTTTCGTCGTGGCTGTGGCCGATTTCGGTGTTCGACGGGTTCAAGGACCCCGACAATGCCGACGTCAACTATTTCTACCCCACCAACGACCTGGTGACGGGGCCGGACATCCTGTTCTTCTGGGTGGCCCGCATGATTATGGCCGGCCTGGAGTACCGTAAGGAAGTGCCCTTCCGCAACGTCTACCTCACCGGCATCGTGCGCGACGCCCAGGGCCGCAAGATGAGCAAGCAGCTCGGCAACTCGCCCGATCCGCTGGACCTCATCAAGCAGTTCGGGGCCGATGGCGTACGGACCGGCATGCTGTTCTCGGCTCCGGCCGGCAACGATTTGCTCTACGACGAAAAGCTGGTGGAGCAGGGCCGCAACTTCAGCAACAAGCTCTGGAACGCCTTCCGCCTCACCCAGGGCTGGGAGGTGGATGCCGCGCTGCCCTTCCCCAACGAGAAGGCCGTGGAGTGGTTCTCGGCCAAGCTGAACGCCACCATTGCCGAGCTGGACGAGCATTTCGAGAAGTTCCGGATGAGCGACGCGCTGATGACGGTGTACAAACTGGTCTGGGACGACTTCTGCTCGGAGTATCTGGAGATGATCAAGCCCGCCTACCAGGCTCCCATCGACCCCGAAACGCTGCGCCTGACCACCGGTTTCCTGGAAACCCTGCTCAAGCTGCTGCACCCGTTCATGCCCTTCATAACGGAGGAAATCTGGCACGAGCTGCAGGAGCGTGGCCCCAAGGAGTACGTGTGCGTGGCCGCCTGGCCCAAGGCCCAGCCCGTAGCGGGTGCTGCCGAGGTGCTGGCCCGCATGGAAAAGGCGCTGGCCATCGTGGGCGGCGTGCGCACCATCCGCAACCAGAAGGGCCTGGGCCCCAACAAGCCCCTGACCCTGGCCGCCAAAACCGACGATGCCCAGCTGCTCACGGACTACGATGGCATCATCCGCAAGCTGGCCGCCCTCACCGAAGTATCGGTGGTGACGGAAGCGCCGGCTGCCTCGGTGGGCTTCGTGGCGGGCGGCGCGGAGTTCTTCGTGCCGCTGGAAGGTCAGATTGACCTCGGAGCCGAGAAGGAGCGCCTGACCAAGGAGCTGGAGTACGCCCAGGGCTTCCGCGACTCGGTGCTGAAAAAGCTGGCCAACGAGAAGTTCGTGGCCAACGCCAAGCCCGACCTGGTGGAGCGCGAGCGGCAGAAGCTGGCCGACACCGAAGCCAAAATCACCGCTCTGGAGCAAAGCCTAGCGGCGCTGTAG
- a CDS encoding carbon-nitrogen hydrolase family protein, whose translation MGQLLVEGGEPDRNLERAAQMIAEAARQNCDVVLLPETLDFAWTHPSALTEAQPIPGIYSDRLCQEALRHQVYVCAGLTERGADGRIYNAALLINPQGEIISKYHKINLLTVEMPYYAVGQTLNVVDTPLGKIGINICADNFLDGLSIGHTLARMGAEFILSPSSWTVDYSITEEDDPYHEKWVKPYSILARLYNVTVVGTTSVGYIVGGPYEGKKSVGCSLAVDASGIRAQGKFNEFAGDLVVADLPRPVRAEKGTQIGEMLLRKGFRFDTLPA comes from the coding sequence ATGGGACAGCTGCTGGTAGAAGGCGGTGAGCCCGACCGCAACCTCGAACGGGCCGCCCAGATGATTGCCGAGGCCGCCCGCCAGAACTGCGACGTAGTACTGCTGCCCGAAACCCTCGATTTCGCCTGGACGCACCCCAGCGCCCTCACCGAGGCCCAGCCCATCCCCGGCATCTACTCCGACCGGCTCTGCCAGGAAGCGCTGCGCCACCAGGTGTACGTGTGCGCGGGCCTGACCGAGCGCGGCGCCGACGGCCGCATCTACAACGCCGCCCTCCTCATCAACCCCCAGGGAGAAATCATCAGCAAATACCACAAAATCAACCTGCTCACCGTGGAGATGCCCTACTACGCCGTGGGCCAGACGCTGAACGTGGTAGATACGCCCCTGGGAAAAATCGGCATCAACATCTGCGCCGACAACTTCCTCGACGGCCTTAGCATCGGGCACACCCTGGCCCGCATGGGCGCCGAGTTCATCCTCTCCCCTTCGTCCTGGACGGTGGACTACTCCATCACGGAGGAAGACGACCCCTACCACGAGAAATGGGTGAAGCCGTACTCCATCCTGGCCCGGCTCTACAACGTCACGGTGGTGGGCACTACGTCGGTGGGCTACATCGTGGGGGGGCCCTACGAGGGCAAGAAAAGCGTGGGCTGCTCGCTGGCCGTCGATGCCAGCGGCATCCGGGCCCAGGGCAAGTTCAACGAGTTTGCCGGCGACCTGGTAGTAGCCGACCTGCCCCGCCCGGTGCGCGCCGAGAAAGGCACCCAGATCGGCGAGATGCTGCTGCGCAAAGGTTTCCGCTTCGATACGCTACCTGCGTAA
- a CDS encoding N-acetyl sugar amidotransferase, with protein sequence MTQHYQQCRRCIMDTTVPGIRFDSQGTCNFCAVHDQMDKDFPLGEAGRLKVQELANDIKTLGKNQKYDCVLGVSGGRDSSFTLWYCVVKLGLRPLAVHFNDGFGNPVAGENMTKACRKLGVEMRTITSDWRESKDLKIAFLKASVPDMEEGTDVGIATALYGVAAKEGIQRIIIGQSFRTEGIAPLSWNYLDGKYLKAVHKQFGTVPLRPWKADDPGFNLGIKEMFYYAFIRRIKTVTLLYHVDYVRADVDKLLEQELDWVNPGAHYFDDLYQSVIYYLNRTKFNIDRRLFNYSALVRSGQMPREVALERVGHVNKIEDEKVINLCIKRLGLTREEFEQIVATPAKTFHDYPNNYALIRQLRWPIKVLSRLNLIPESAYDKYFNCGT encoded by the coding sequence ATGACCCAACATTACCAACAGTGCCGCCGCTGCATCATGGACACCACCGTTCCCGGTATCCGGTTCGACAGTCAGGGCACCTGCAATTTTTGTGCTGTCCATGACCAGATGGACAAGGACTTTCCCTTAGGCGAAGCCGGCCGGTTGAAGGTTCAGGAACTCGCCAACGACATCAAGACGCTCGGCAAAAACCAGAAATACGACTGCGTGCTGGGCGTGAGCGGCGGCCGCGACTCATCGTTCACCTTATGGTACTGCGTCGTGAAGCTGGGGCTGCGGCCGTTGGCGGTACACTTCAACGACGGCTTCGGCAACCCCGTGGCCGGCGAGAACATGACCAAGGCCTGCCGCAAGCTGGGCGTGGAGATGCGCACCATCACCTCCGACTGGCGCGAATCCAAAGACCTGAAAATCGCCTTCCTAAAGGCCTCCGTGCCCGATATGGAGGAAGGCACCGACGTGGGCATTGCCACGGCCCTCTACGGCGTGGCGGCCAAGGAAGGCATTCAGCGCATCATCATCGGGCAGTCATTTCGGACCGAAGGCATTGCGCCGCTGAGCTGGAACTACCTCGACGGCAAGTACCTGAAAGCCGTGCATAAGCAGTTCGGCACGGTGCCGCTGCGGCCCTGGAAGGCAGATGACCCGGGTTTCAATCTGGGCATCAAGGAAATGTTCTACTACGCCTTCATCCGGCGCATCAAAACCGTCACGCTGCTCTACCACGTCGATTACGTGCGGGCCGACGTGGACAAGCTGCTGGAGCAGGAGCTGGACTGGGTGAACCCCGGCGCCCACTACTTCGACGACCTCTACCAGAGCGTCATCTACTACCTCAACCGCACCAAGTTCAACATCGACCGGCGGCTGTTCAACTACTCGGCCTTGGTGCGCTCCGGCCAGATGCCGCGCGAGGTGGCCCTGGAACGGGTCGGCCACGTCAACAAGATCGAAGACGAGAAGGTCATCAACCTGTGCATCAAGCGCCTGGGCCTGACGCGAGAGGAGTTCGAGCAGATTGTAGCCACGCCCGCCAAGACCTTCCACGACTACCCCAATAACTACGCCCTCATCCGGCAGCTGCGCTGGCCCATCAAAGTGCTCAGCCGCCTGAACCTGATTCCAGAGTCGGCCTACGACAAGTATTTCAACTGCGGCACCTAA
- a CDS encoding 4Fe-4S dicluster domain-containing protein, protein MAIMITDECINCGACEPECPNTAIYEGGAAWRWSDGTTLKEVTVDGGQTVSGVAPQTPISDEYYYIVSDKCTECVGFHEEPQCAAVCPVDCCVDDPDYRESQEKLTAKKEWLHS, encoded by the coding sequence ATGGCCATCATGATAACCGACGAGTGCATCAACTGTGGTGCCTGCGAACCGGAATGCCCCAATACGGCCATCTACGAAGGCGGCGCCGCTTGGCGCTGGTCGGATGGCACGACGCTGAAGGAAGTAACCGTTGACGGCGGCCAGACTGTATCGGGCGTGGCCCCGCAAACCCCGATTTCCGACGAGTACTACTACATCGTCTCGGACAAGTGCACCGAGTGCGTGGGCTTCCACGAGGAGCCCCAGTGCGCCGCCGTATGCCCCGTCGACTGCTGCGTAGACGACCCCGACTACCGCGAGTCGCAGGAGAAGCTGACCGCCAAAAAAGAGTGGCTGCACAGCTAA
- a CDS encoding acyl-CoA reductase yields the protein MHHPDRLAAFVALGHFLRTLSADELAHLAARARNQNAWFDAPNVTAAIQGIAALLEEKPLRHWAARYPAEPATPRQVGVVMAGNIPLVGFHDALCVLLSGHTLLAKLSKDDTVLMTWILTELQRLEPRFAAQIVLAERLNAADAYIATGSDNTARYFDFYFGRKPHIIRRNRTSLAVLTGREEPHDLGLLGEDIFRYYGLGCRNVSKLYVPQGYDFTPLLDSLQPWHHVPDHHKYQNNYDYNKSILLVNRVPHLDTGFLLLTENAPLVSPISVLHYSFYTNEIDLVDQLTDVAAQTQCIVSARGHWAGSFPFGRAQSPAVTDYADGVDTMAFLAELA from the coding sequence ATGCACCACCCCGACCGTCTTGCTGCTTTTGTGGCCCTGGGCCACTTCCTGCGTACCCTTTCTGCCGATGAGCTGGCCCACCTGGCGGCCCGGGCCCGCAACCAGAATGCCTGGTTCGACGCCCCCAACGTGACGGCCGCCATCCAGGGCATTGCCGCGCTGCTGGAAGAGAAGCCGCTCCGGCACTGGGCCGCCCGCTACCCGGCCGAGCCCGCCACGCCCCGGCAGGTGGGCGTGGTGATGGCCGGCAATATTCCGCTGGTGGGTTTCCACGACGCGCTGTGTGTGCTGCTCAGCGGCCACACGCTGCTGGCCAAGCTCAGCAAAGACGACACCGTGCTCATGACCTGGATCCTAACGGAGCTGCAGCGGCTGGAGCCGCGCTTCGCCGCGCAGATTGTGTTGGCCGAGCGCCTCAACGCCGCCGACGCCTACATTGCCACCGGCTCCGACAACACGGCCCGCTACTTTGATTTCTATTTTGGCAGGAAGCCGCACATCATCCGGCGCAACCGCACCAGCCTGGCCGTGCTTACGGGCCGCGAGGAGCCGCACGACCTGGGCCTGCTGGGCGAAGACATCTTCCGGTACTACGGCCTGGGCTGCCGCAACGTGAGCAAGCTCTACGTGCCGCAGGGCTACGATTTCACCCCGCTTCTGGACTCGTTGCAGCCCTGGCACCACGTGCCGGACCATCATAAATACCAAAATAATTACGACTACAACAAAAGCATTCTGCTCGTAAATCGGGTGCCTCACCTGGACACCGGCTTCCTGCTGCTCACCGAGAATGCGCCGCTGGTTTCGCCTATTTCGGTGCTGCATTACAGCTTCTATACCAACGAAATAGACCTGGTTGACCAGCTGACCGACGTGGCCGCCCAGACCCAGTGCATCGTCTCGGCCAGGGGGCATTGGGCGGGCAGCTTTCCGTTCGGGCGGGCCCAGTCGCCGGCCGTTACAGATTATGCCGATGGGGTAGACACTATGGCCTTTTTGGCAGAATTGGCGTAA
- a CDS encoding nucleoside phosphorylase has product MPIPDSELIFNKDGSIYHLNLQPDHIADTIITVGDPERVPMVSQHFDSIETIISKREFVTHVGYYKGKRLAVISTGMGTDNIDILLNELDALVNIDFVTREPRPLEERIALRIVRVGTSGALQADIPIGSHLVSEHAVGLDSLMQFYPLVETGLEVAVGAGVQQALGLDYRPYCVRGNDLLREQLGAGMVVGNTLTCPGFYGPQGRVLRLDLRIPNLIEQFQNFRHESAEGEFRLTNFEMETAGYYALGRLLGHEVVSLNAIVANRATGEFATNSEQVIGDLIQKTLDRL; this is encoded by the coding sequence ATGCCCATTCCCGATTCCGAGCTGATTTTCAATAAAGACGGCAGCATCTACCATCTCAACCTGCAGCCCGACCACATTGCCGACACCATCATTACGGTGGGCGACCCGGAGCGGGTGCCGATGGTCAGCCAGCACTTCGACTCGATTGAGACCATCATCAGCAAGCGCGAGTTTGTAACCCATGTGGGCTACTACAAGGGCAAGCGGCTGGCCGTCATCAGCACCGGCATGGGCACCGACAACATCGACATCCTACTCAACGAGCTGGATGCGCTGGTCAATATCGACTTCGTGACCCGGGAACCACGGCCGCTGGAGGAGCGCATTGCGCTGCGCATTGTGCGTGTGGGCACCAGCGGCGCCCTGCAGGCCGATATTCCAATTGGCTCGCACCTGGTTTCGGAGCACGCCGTGGGCCTCGACTCACTGATGCAGTTCTACCCATTGGTGGAAACCGGGCTGGAAGTGGCCGTCGGCGCTGGCGTGCAGCAGGCCCTGGGCCTCGACTACCGCCCGTACTGCGTGCGCGGCAACGACCTGCTGCGCGAGCAGCTGGGCGCTGGTATGGTGGTCGGCAATACGCTCACCTGCCCCGGCTTCTACGGCCCGCAAGGCCGCGTGCTGCGCCTCGATCTGCGCATTCCTAACCTGATTGAGCAGTTCCAGAACTTCCGCCACGAAAGCGCCGAAGGCGAGTTCCGCCTCACCAACTTCGAGATGGAAACGGCCGGCTACTACGCCTTGGGCCGCCTGCTGGGCCACGAAGTGGTGTCGCTGAACGCCATTGTGGCCAACCGCGCCACCGGCGAGTTTGCCACCAACTCCGAGCAGGTTATCGGCGACTTGATCCAGAAAACCCTGGACAGATTGTAA
- a CDS encoding rhodanese-related sulfurtransferase — protein MDYHVLLYYCYTPIADPEQFREEHHRLCLRLNLRGRIIVAPEGLNGTVSGTVADCAEYMREVKADPRFAALEFKIEDAPAHTFQKLHVRVKPEIVHVGLPHIKPYERTGIHLSPQEFKALKDQDDVVILDVRSDYEHELGRFKNAVTLDIENFREFPDKVAELEQYKGKKVLTYCTGGIKCEKASAFLLEQGFEDVYQLHGGIIKYGLEAGGEDFDGKCYVFDGRVAVDVNSVNPTVISQCHHCHTPSDRMVNCANPTCNAHVPLCEACGQQLEGACSVACQEHPAKRPYDGTGTYPKISNHYRPEQGLISYRAPAK, from the coding sequence ATGGACTACCACGTTCTGCTCTATTACTGCTACACGCCGATTGCCGATCCGGAACAGTTCCGCGAAGAACACCACCGGCTGTGTTTGCGCCTGAACCTGCGGGGCCGCATCATTGTGGCGCCTGAGGGCCTCAACGGCACCGTGTCGGGCACCGTAGCCGACTGCGCCGAGTACATGCGGGAGGTGAAGGCCGACCCGCGTTTTGCGGCTCTGGAATTCAAGATCGAAGACGCGCCGGCTCACACGTTCCAGAAGCTGCACGTGCGCGTGAAGCCCGAAATCGTGCACGTGGGTTTGCCCCACATCAAGCCCTACGAGCGCACCGGCATCCACTTGTCGCCCCAGGAGTTCAAAGCCCTGAAGGACCAGGACGACGTGGTGATACTCGACGTGCGCTCCGACTACGAGCACGAGTTGGGCCGCTTCAAAAACGCCGTGACGCTGGATATCGAGAACTTCCGCGAGTTCCCGGACAAGGTGGCCGAGCTGGAGCAGTACAAGGGTAAGAAGGTGCTGACCTACTGCACCGGCGGCATCAAGTGCGAAAAGGCTTCGGCCTTCCTGCTGGAGCAGGGCTTCGAGGATGTGTACCAGCTGCACGGCGGCATCATCAAGTACGGACTGGAGGCTGGCGGTGAGGATTTCGACGGTAAATGCTACGTGTTCGATGGCCGGGTGGCCGTAGACGTGAACAGCGTCAACCCCACCGTCATCAGCCAGTGCCACCACTGCCACACGCCCTCCGACCGGATGGTGAACTGCGCCAACCCAACCTGCAACGCCCACGTGCCGCTCTGCGAAGCCTGCGGCCAGCAGCTGGAAGGCGCCTGCTCGGTGGCCTGCCAGGAGCACCCCGCCAAGCGCCCCTACGACGGCACCGGCACCTACCCCAAAATCAGCAACCACTACCGCCCCGAGCAGGGCCTGATTTCGTATCGGGCTCCGGCTAAGTAG
- a CDS encoding NeuD/PglB/VioB family sugar acetyltransferase, producing MENPVIILGAQTVGITALDAFLSNEVVVYCLLDDDTALQNTELLDVPVMGNTDDKELLKLLGKKCEVFVATEDTASRRSLTSMLHDEYQAVPVNAIHQRASVSPHAWLGHGNLVGANAVVSGTAKVGNGCLIGPNAVLDARADLGDYAQLGAGAILNADVVVGEQAFIGAGAIIVAGVKIGNKARVGAGSVVVADVPANQTVFGNPAAKV from the coding sequence ATGGAAAATCCTGTAATCATACTTGGTGCCCAAACGGTGGGCATCACCGCTCTCGACGCTTTTCTCTCCAATGAGGTGGTGGTCTACTGCCTCCTCGACGACGATACCGCGCTGCAAAACACCGAGCTCCTCGACGTGCCCGTGATGGGCAACACCGACGACAAAGAGCTGCTGAAGCTGCTGGGCAAAAAGTGCGAGGTCTTCGTGGCCACTGAAGACACCGCCAGCCGCCGCAGCCTCACCAGCATGCTCCACGACGAATACCAGGCCGTACCGGTCAACGCCATTCACCAGCGCGCCAGCGTATCGCCGCACGCCTGGCTGGGCCACGGCAACCTTGTGGGAGCCAACGCCGTGGTGTCCGGCACCGCCAAAGTGGGTAACGGCTGCCTGATCGGGCCCAACGCCGTGCTCGATGCCCGCGCCGACCTCGGCGACTACGCCCAACTAGGGGCCGGCGCCATCCTCAACGCCGACGTGGTGGTAGGGGAGCAGGCCTTCATCGGGGCCGGGGCCATCATCGTGGCCGGCGTCAAGATCGGCAACAAGGCCCGCGTAGGAGCCGGCTCGGTGGTAGTGGCCGACGTGCCCGCCAACCAGACGGTGTTCGGCAACCCTGCTGCCAAGGTTTAA
- a CDS encoding DUF2851 family protein, whose translation MQEDFLHYVWQHQYFDKTDLCTIDGQPITVLRPGMRNPDAGPDFLNARLQLGEVEWNGAVEIHLRASDWHRHQHQHDPKYDQVVLHVVYEADQAVLRLDGSEVPALALAPRIAPTLLATYEKLLATAEATDALPCAPLLDTVPAVTRMSMVERALLERVEQKASVVEDLHQRLGQDWEATAYHALAAAFGFQKNSEPLARLAKALPLSIVRRHRHDARQLEALLFGQAGFLAETDATRHDAYLAGLRQEFAFLQHKYSLHGTALEAHEWNFLRLRPANFAPVRLAQLAAVLHARPALFDALLTAADVRTLTQFFQAPTTDYWRQHFRPGVPGKVPALGKSSVQVLITNVVVPLRVAYARHVGQPELVESAVALLSELPAEHNHITDAYATQGFGHRSAADSQGLLALHRGYCTPRRCLHCAIGSRILQRTPAVS comes from the coding sequence ATGCAAGAAGATTTCCTCCACTACGTCTGGCAGCATCAGTATTTCGATAAAACCGATTTGTGCACCATCGATGGGCAGCCGATAACCGTGCTGCGCCCCGGCATGCGCAACCCCGACGCCGGCCCAGACTTTCTGAACGCCCGCCTGCAGCTGGGCGAAGTGGAGTGGAACGGCGCGGTGGAAATCCATCTGCGCGCCTCCGACTGGCACCGCCACCAGCACCAGCACGACCCCAAATACGACCAAGTGGTGCTGCACGTGGTGTACGAAGCCGACCAGGCCGTGCTGCGCCTCGACGGCAGCGAAGTACCTGCCCTGGCGCTGGCCCCGCGCATTGCGCCCACGCTGCTGGCCACCTATGAGAAGCTGCTAGCCACGGCCGAAGCAACCGATGCGCTGCCATGCGCTCCACTGTTAGACACGGTTCCGGCCGTAACACGCATGAGCATGGTGGAACGGGCATTGCTGGAGCGGGTGGAGCAGAAAGCCAGCGTGGTGGAAGACCTACACCAGCGGCTGGGGCAGGACTGGGAGGCCACCGCCTACCACGCGCTGGCGGCAGCTTTCGGCTTTCAGAAAAACAGTGAGCCGCTGGCCCGCCTGGCCAAGGCCTTGCCGCTGAGTATCGTGCGCCGCCACCGCCACGATGCGCGCCAGCTGGAGGCCCTGCTGTTCGGGCAGGCCGGATTTCTGGCCGAAACCGACGCCACCCGCCACGACGCTTACCTGGCCGGGCTACGGCAGGAGTTTGCGTTTCTGCAGCACAAGTATAGCCTGCACGGCACGGCGCTGGAGGCGCACGAGTGGAACTTTCTGCGGCTGCGGCCGGCCAATTTCGCGCCGGTGCGGCTGGCCCAGCTGGCTGCCGTGCTGCATGCCCGCCCCGCGCTGTTCGACGCCCTGCTCACGGCCGCCGACGTCCGCACGCTCACCCAGTTCTTCCAGGCCCCGACCACCGACTACTGGCGGCAGCACTTCCGGCCCGGCGTGCCCGGCAAAGTGCCGGCGCTGGGCAAGAGTAGCGTGCAGGTGCTGATTACCAACGTGGTGGTGCCGCTACGGGTAGCCTACGCCCGCCACGTTGGCCAGCCGGAGCTGGTGGAAAGCGCCGTAGCCCTGCTAAGCGAGCTGCCCGCCGAGCATAACCACATTACCGACGCCTACGCAACCCAGGGCTTTGGCCACCGCAGCGCCGCCGACTCGCAGGGGCTGCTGGCGCTGCACCGCGGCTACTGCACGCCGCGCCGCTGCCTTCACTGCGCCATCGGCAGCCGGATTCTGCAACGAACCCCGGCTGTTTCGTGA
- a CDS encoding LolA family protein, whose protein sequence is MKKYLALLALSVSLVSAASAQQDPKAGKILDQMSAKYQAMKAFRANFTQTLENDATKVKENLSGDILVSGQKFRLKISGQEVINNGQTVWTYMKSENEVNISDFEADEQEISPSQIYTLYKKGYKYSYVQEAKENGEAVDVIELSPEDRSNPVFKVRLKVSKVDKSVKSWQMFKKNGNRYTFKINKFTPNVPVDATTFNFDKSKYKGVKVIDLR, encoded by the coding sequence ATGAAAAAATACCTCGCCCTGCTTGCTCTTTCCGTGTCGCTCGTGTCGGCTGCTTCGGCGCAGCAGGACCCCAAAGCCGGCAAGATTCTCGACCAGATGAGTGCCAAGTATCAGGCTATGAAAGCCTTCCGGGCCAACTTCACCCAGACGCTGGAAAACGACGCCACCAAGGTGAAGGAAAACCTGAGCGGCGACATCTTGGTGAGCGGCCAGAAGTTCCGCCTGAAAATCAGCGGCCAGGAGGTCATTAATAACGGCCAGACGGTCTGGACCTACATGAAGTCGGAAAACGAGGTGAACATCTCGGACTTCGAGGCTGATGAGCAGGAAATCTCGCCTTCGCAGATTTACACGCTCTACAAGAAAGGCTACAAGTACTCCTACGTGCAGGAAGCCAAGGAAAACGGCGAGGCCGTGGACGTGATTGAGCTGTCGCCGGAAGACCGCAGCAACCCCGTGTTCAAGGTGCGCCTGAAGGTGAGCAAGGTGGACAAGTCGGTGAAGAGCTGGCAGATGTTCAAGAAGAACGGCAACCGCTACACCTTCAAAATCAACAAGTTCACGCCGAACGTGCCCGTGGATGCCACCACGTTCAACTTCGATAAGTCGAAATACAAAGGCGTGAAGGTTATTGACCTGCGCTAA